In Paenibacillus guangzhouensis, a single window of DNA contains:
- a CDS encoding response regulator transcription factor, with translation MFNVLLVDDEPIVKIALRTMINWDELGFPICGTASDGKEALNLVAKLHPDIIITDLKMPNMDGLQFMRELNAQNYKGKVIVASNFGDYELVREALLLGAVDYILKISIKTDDLIAQLRQTASLLQEEQHTLQEQEAKDQFLRNNLKSVKNSVLKDYFTDTYYDINHFLQNKQIALHLRDTPCYLFYITFDLDPSDDHRAKSDISAAFIENTILNLIETVNDIEVFQVEANSIIALISTQQLKNHRMEPIDFMNKIRKLIEMYISLEPIIVYTQEIVGYDEARRKYWACTDALNINFYDHLHAIDVSVIKFALEMGQTNYVDYSISIIQQWHKDGKDSIKNKLESLAEKCKRNQIHPDTVKEFMMKCLDYIPLSESRIQVHDAEQYEHHRKKIAKCKTMDALLTATWQAFECLTLSSEVSTLPILKKEVQDVIHYIESHYQDKITLEMIADHVNFSENYLCRVFKEQVGTSLITYINNVRMNKAAELIMQGSNYMKEISAMVGISDQFYFNRLFKKHFGISPSEYKPRQFESKRNS, from the coding sequence ATGTTTAATGTGCTGCTAGTCGATGATGAACCGATTGTTAAAATCGCCCTTCGAACGATGATCAATTGGGATGAGCTCGGGTTTCCGATCTGCGGAACGGCATCTGACGGGAAAGAGGCTTTGAATTTGGTGGCCAAATTACATCCAGACATCATCATTACGGATCTCAAAATGCCGAATATGGATGGTCTTCAATTCATGAGAGAGCTCAACGCGCAAAATTATAAAGGAAAGGTTATTGTAGCGAGTAACTTTGGGGATTATGAACTTGTGCGTGAAGCCTTGCTGCTTGGCGCTGTCGATTATATTCTCAAAATTAGCATCAAAACGGATGACCTGATCGCACAGCTTCGACAGACAGCCAGTCTTCTTCAAGAAGAGCAGCATACCCTGCAAGAACAAGAAGCGAAGGACCAATTTCTGCGCAACAACCTGAAGAGCGTCAAGAATTCCGTTTTAAAAGATTACTTTACGGATACGTATTATGATATCAATCATTTTCTGCAAAACAAACAAATCGCACTGCATTTAAGGGATACCCCCTGTTATCTGTTCTATATCACGTTTGATTTGGACCCTTCCGATGATCATCGTGCAAAAAGCGATATTTCGGCTGCATTTATAGAGAATACGATCCTCAACCTCATTGAGACGGTCAACGATATCGAGGTATTTCAAGTTGAAGCCAACAGTATTATTGCGTTGATTTCCACGCAGCAGCTAAAGAATCATCGGATGGAACCGATCGATTTCATGAACAAAATTCGCAAATTAATCGAAATGTATATTTCATTAGAGCCGATTATTGTCTATACGCAAGAAATTGTTGGCTATGATGAAGCAAGACGGAAATATTGGGCATGTACGGACGCCTTAAATATCAATTTTTATGATCATCTTCATGCGATTGATGTAAGCGTAATCAAATTTGCGTTAGAGATGGGGCAAACAAACTACGTGGATTACTCGATATCCATCATTCAGCAGTGGCATAAGGATGGCAAAGATTCGATCAAAAATAAGCTTGAGTCATTGGCTGAGAAATGTAAGCGTAACCAAATTCACCCGGATACCGTCAAAGAATTTATGATGAAGTGCCTCGATTATATTCCATTAAGCGAGAGCAGAATTCAAGTCCATGACGCAGAACAATATGAACACCATCGAAAAAAAATAGCCAAATGCAAGACAATGGATGCGCTATTGACAGCCACATGGCAAGCGTTCGAATGCTTAACTTTATCGTCGGAAGTCTCCACCCTGCCAATATTAAAAAAAGAAGTACAAGACGTTATTCATTATATCGAATCGCATTATCAAGATAAAATTACGCTCGAAATGATCGCGGATCATGTGAATTTCAGCGAAAATTATTTGTGCCGCGTGTTTAAGGAACAAGTCGGGACGAGCCTGATTACCTATATCAACAATGTAAGAATGAATAAAGCCGCAGAGCTAATTATGCAGGGCAGCAATTATATGAAGGAGATCTCCGCTATGGTCGGGATTAGCGATCAATTCTACTTCAACCGATTATTCAAGAAGCATTTCGGCATTTCGCCTTCCGAATATAAACCTAGACAATTCGAGTCCAAAAGAAATAGCTAA
- a CDS encoding 5'-nucleotidase C-terminal domain-containing protein encodes MKKFAPKRYVGLLLTFMLCATALITPLSGNNVQAAEAEPDTTITLLGTSDIHGRFMPWDYALDGPNKTGSLTQLYTIVKKVREENPNTILLDAGDMIQDNSAELFNDQPKSPMMVAMNEMNYDAWVMGNHEFNFGLDVLEKISSQFKGQPLVGNVLKENGDRYMPAYTIIEKAGVKVGIIGMNTPMITEFEKGTDHLDGIIVKDPVEETKKAIAELKGKVDVIVGLMHMGLDNENGKPGTGVTDIANANPELTAIFAGHMHTLVESKTVNGVLISEPNKYGSHISRIDLKFTKQGDKVVLKDKQATALAVKSPDGSFEESDSGLEGILQPFHEFARADANTVVAELKGTNLVPSNEIKGIPAVQIQETPLSDFFSEVMLHYSKADVVAHQIDNDKAKLDVGPIKKKDIAYNYQYALGEVTVYQVTGKDLKDYMEWAVGYFNSTRPGDVTVSFDSKRRASKYSTNDFFGGVSYDIDLSEPYGSRIKNLKYANGTFVKADDTLKLGMNAYRMEALRAKGGALEGRTFKQLWSSKDATAYGEDKGTIRNLSIAYLKDVKKGVYEPTIRHNWKVTGVDTTAPARADVVELINDGILSVPTTEDGKYTNIASINILDAVTQEEITALSTKANVDQALFSGVKTKGDFYQKLNQARKVSNVVVEEQPKPSKPVVVEEPATPEQVTPVQEPTGKTEKLAKVTAHFLNVRANASSTAKIYTAVPKGTVLKVLSTNKYGWVKINLNGKEAYVYGQYVNMLP; translated from the coding sequence ATGAAGAAATTTGCTCCAAAGCGTTATGTCGGACTGTTGCTCACATTCATGTTATGTGCCACGGCTCTCATCACGCCTCTCTCCGGTAACAATGTTCAAGCCGCAGAGGCTGAACCGGACACAACCATAACACTACTCGGCACGTCGGATATCCATGGAAGATTTATGCCTTGGGATTATGCGCTCGACGGTCCGAACAAGACGGGCAGCTTGACGCAGCTGTACACGATTGTCAAAAAGGTCCGTGAAGAGAATCCGAATACGATATTGCTGGATGCAGGAGACATGATACAAGATAACTCGGCAGAGTTGTTTAATGATCAACCGAAGTCTCCGATGATGGTAGCGATGAATGAGATGAACTATGACGCATGGGTCATGGGGAATCACGAGTTCAATTTCGGGCTGGATGTGCTAGAGAAAATCTCCTCGCAATTTAAGGGGCAGCCTTTAGTTGGAAACGTTCTCAAAGAGAATGGCGACCGATACATGCCGGCTTATACCATTATTGAGAAGGCTGGGGTCAAAGTTGGCATTATCGGTATGAATACACCGATGATTACGGAGTTTGAAAAGGGAACCGACCACTTAGACGGCATTATCGTGAAGGATCCTGTGGAAGAAACAAAAAAAGCGATCGCTGAGCTAAAAGGCAAGGTTGATGTCATTGTTGGTCTCATGCATATGGGACTCGATAATGAGAATGGAAAACCAGGTACCGGCGTAACGGATATCGCGAATGCGAATCCCGAACTAACTGCTATTTTCGCCGGACATATGCATACCTTGGTTGAATCGAAAACGGTGAACGGCGTGCTGATCTCTGAACCGAATAAATATGGATCGCATATTTCGCGTATCGACCTGAAGTTCACGAAACAAGGGGATAAAGTGGTACTGAAAGACAAACAAGCCACGGCTCTGGCAGTAAAATCCCCAGACGGTTCGTTTGAGGAATCAGATAGCGGGCTAGAGGGCATTTTACAGCCATTCCACGAGTTTGCGCGTGCGGATGCGAATACCGTTGTCGCTGAACTGAAGGGAACCAACCTTGTCCCATCCAATGAAATCAAAGGCATTCCTGCCGTTCAAATTCAAGAGACGCCGTTATCGGACTTCTTCAGCGAAGTGATGCTCCACTACAGCAAGGCCGATGTCGTCGCGCATCAGATTGATAATGATAAGGCGAAACTAGATGTTGGGCCGATCAAGAAAAAAGATATTGCTTACAATTATCAATACGCGCTTGGCGAAGTGACGGTGTACCAAGTAACAGGTAAGGACTTAAAAGACTATATGGAATGGGCCGTAGGTTATTTTAACTCGACGCGTCCAGGCGATGTAACGGTCAGCTTCGATTCTAAGCGACGTGCCTCGAAATACAGCACCAATGATTTCTTTGGCGGCGTATCTTATGACATTGATTTGTCCGAGCCTTATGGCAGCAGGATTAAGAACCTGAAGTATGCGAATGGCACTTTCGTGAAGGCAGACGATACGCTGAAGCTTGGTATGAACGCCTACCGCATGGAGGCGCTGAGAGCGAAAGGCGGCGCGCTGGAAGGTAGAACATTCAAGCAGCTCTGGTCTTCCAAAGATGCTACGGCCTATGGTGAAGATAAGGGTACCATTCGCAATCTCTCGATCGCTTATTTGAAAGATGTCAAAAAGGGCGTATACGAACCAACGATCCGTCATAACTGGAAAGTAACGGGCGTCGATACGACGGCACCAGCACGCGCAGATGTTGTGGAGCTAATCAATGATGGTATTCTATCGGTTCCAACAACGGAAGATGGCAAATATACCAATATCGCTTCCATTAACATTCTAGATGCGGTAACACAAGAAGAAATCACTGCGCTCTCTACCAAAGCGAATGTAGACCAAGCGTTGTTCTCTGGTGTAAAAACCAAAGGCGATTTCTATCAAAAGCTGAATCAAGCGAGAAAAGTTTCGAATGTTGTGGTTGAAGAACAACCTAAACCTAGCAAACCTGTCGTCGTTGAAGAGCCAGCTACACCAGAACAAGTTACACCTGTACAAGAGCCTACGGGTAAAACAGAGAAACTAGCTAAAGTGACAGCTCATTTCTTGAATGTACGGGCTAACGCCTCATCCACAGCAAAAATTTATACAGCCGTACCTAAGGGTACCGTCTTGAAGGTATTAAGCACCAATAAGTATGGATGGGTGAAGATTAACTTGAACGGCAAAGAAGCCTATGTGTATGGACAATATGTAAACATGTTGCCTTAA
- a CDS encoding sensor histidine kinase has protein sequence MLRKFKIQYRLIGTFIVVSVIPIIFLGYYAYQIYSESISDKLSKSTYQAVTLVNKNLLAELQNYQYLCGSISTNEFVQENLSKGAAHQEVDENAKEAAMDDIFRTIFPSHVVNVSIVDSSHHLFYELGFETISSQALEKAIKDVDKNAPYDGLTYVKTVRSYDTIVLGRKIHALNDSSVQIGYAFVFISNDLFTKNILSSVDLGTGSKLMIMGRDGTVLSASDKEITLGGSYVDPELINQIKEQQAQGSHSFSGQVNHNYQQISYIYNEQIGWYLVSMMPYSYINSETNRITTSITMISMMIVIFCIVIIYFMNNSIVKPIKKIIAFSNQISNGEFSNRIQDQHEDEMGVLSRKINSMVDEIEKLMHNQKLDQKRKRELELQMLQSQINPHFLFNTLNTLRWLAIINQVPVLSNGISSLSELLHSTILDQDEEITIGQEIHNLTHYFEIQKIRYADSFQFEYEIDEELVNCRIPKLILQPVAENAIIHGLSDHGKSIEIIIKVQQVDQWIHIEISDNGKGFDTSLIHNAHDNHKKLSGIGIMNVNERIKLYYGEEYGLFISSAIGKGTCCKIIIPRRE, from the coding sequence ATGTTACGTAAATTTAAAATCCAGTATCGACTCATCGGAACCTTCATCGTCGTTTCCGTTATTCCCATCATCTTCCTTGGATATTATGCTTATCAGATTTACTCGGAATCCATTAGCGATAAACTTAGCAAATCTACCTATCAGGCCGTTACCTTAGTCAATAAAAATTTACTTGCCGAGCTCCAGAACTATCAATATCTCTGTGGATCAATCTCGACGAATGAATTTGTTCAAGAGAACCTGTCCAAAGGAGCTGCGCATCAAGAAGTCGATGAGAATGCCAAAGAAGCAGCAATGGATGACATATTCAGGACGATCTTTCCATCTCACGTGGTGAACGTAAGTATCGTGGATTCGAGCCATCATCTATTTTATGAACTAGGATTCGAGACCATCAGTAGTCAAGCCTTAGAGAAAGCAATAAAAGATGTCGATAAGAATGCCCCTTACGATGGTCTGACCTACGTCAAAACCGTAAGGTCGTATGACACCATTGTTCTGGGAAGAAAAATACATGCCCTGAATGACAGTTCAGTCCAGATCGGATATGCCTTTGTCTTCATCAGTAACGATCTATTCACGAAAAACATTCTATCTAGCGTCGATTTGGGAACCGGCTCGAAACTCATGATCATGGGACGCGATGGAACCGTTTTATCAGCGAGCGACAAGGAGATTACACTCGGAGGATCTTATGTAGACCCCGAACTTATCAATCAGATTAAGGAACAGCAAGCACAGGGCAGCCATTCATTTTCTGGGCAGGTCAATCATAACTATCAACAAATTTCTTATATCTATAATGAGCAAATCGGCTGGTATCTCGTATCGATGATGCCGTATTCGTACATTAATTCAGAGACGAATAGGATTACCACCAGCATAACCATGATCAGCATGATGATCGTTATTTTCTGTATCGTCATCATTTATTTCATGAACAACAGTATCGTAAAACCGATTAAGAAAATTATCGCCTTTAGCAATCAGATTTCAAACGGCGAATTCTCGAATCGCATTCAAGACCAGCATGAAGATGAAATGGGCGTGCTCTCTCGCAAAATCAATAGTATGGTTGATGAAATCGAAAAACTGATGCATAATCAGAAACTAGATCAAAAGCGCAAGCGTGAGCTCGAGCTTCAGATGCTTCAATCTCAGATCAATCCGCACTTTCTATTTAATACATTGAATACGTTGCGCTGGCTTGCCATCATTAACCAGGTTCCGGTATTAAGCAACGGCATTAGCTCTTTATCTGAATTGCTTCACAGCACGATCTTGGATCAAGATGAAGAAATTACGATTGGACAGGAGATCCATAATCTAACTCATTATTTTGAAATACAAAAAATCCGATATGCCGATAGCTTTCAATTTGAATATGAGATCGACGAGGAACTGGTCAACTGCCGCATCCCCAAATTGATTCTACAGCCTGTGGCTGAGAATGCGATTATTCATGGCTTATCCGATCACGGCAAATCCATCGAGATAATAATCAAAGTTCAGCAAGTCGATCAATGGATTCATATTGAAATCAGTGACAATGGCAAAGGGTTCGATACAAGCCTCATTCATAACGCACATGATAATCATAAAAAACTATCCGGTATCGGGATCATGAACGTGAATGAACGCATTAAGCTTTATTATGGAGAAGAATATGGCTTATTTATTTCTAGTGCTATAGGTAAAGGTACCTGTTGCAAAATAATCATTCCTAGACGAGAGTAA